AGAAGGGGTGGAACGCGCGCCGCCCTCCGCGTGAGTCCGCGAAGGCGGCCTTTGTGTTTTCCAGCCGCGAATTCATTCGCCCCTGGAATGCGGACTCCTGAGGAAGCCCAGTCCTGCCCCTCCGGGACAAATCTCGCCCGGGAGTCCGCGCAGGCGGACTTTGTGCTGTTGTTGCCGCGATTTCAATCGCCAAGGCCAGGCCACACAGACACCATGCTGACACCCAACCAGATCGCCGTAGCGCTGTACGAGCCCGAGATCCCCGGGAACGCGGGGGCGATCGCGCGGACGTGCGGGGCTACGGGGGCGCCGCTGCACCTGATCGGGAAGCTGGGGTTTTCCTTTACCCATCCCAAGGCGAAGCGGGCGTTGATGGACTACTGGCAGCACGTGGAGTATCACGTGCACGTGGCGTGGGCGGACTTCGAGGCGGGCATCGGGGGGCGCAGGACGTGGATGTTCACGACGAAGGCGGAGCGGGGGCTTTGGGAGACGGAGTTCGTGCCGGGGGACGTGCTGGTCTTCGGGCCGGAGTCGCGCGGGCTGCCGGACGACGTGCTCGCCACCGCGCCCGGCCGCCAGGTGCGCATCCCCATGCGGCCGGAGACGCGCAGCCTCAACCTCTCAACCGCCGTGGGGGTGGCGCTTTACGAGGCGCTGCGGCAG
The Longimicrobium sp. genome window above contains:
- a CDS encoding tRNA (cytidine(34)-2'-O)-methyltransferase, giving the protein MLTPNQIAVALYEPEIPGNAGAIARTCGATGAPLHLIGKLGFSFTHPKAKRALMDYWQHVEYHVHVAWADFEAGIGGRRTWMFTTKAERGLWETEFVPGDVLVFGPESRGLPDDVLATAPGRQVRIPMRPETRSLNLSTAVGVALYEALRQVDRG